In Eremothecium gossypii ATCC 10895 chromosome II, complete sequence, the genomic window GATACCGCGACCAACATTCCAGACTTGCCAGTCGACCATAATTCGCAGATGATTACGTGTGTATTGAAGCCCGTTAAAATGGAAACCGACTGTGAGTCTGTCAGGTTCACCGCTCGTGGCTCAGGCACTGAGCCCAAGTTGAAGGTGTATATTGAAAGCTGTGCCGCGAACCACCAGCGCGCCTCGCACCTCTCGCACCTCGCATGGGACGTCTTGAAGCGTGAATGGTTCAGACCGACGGAAACAGGCCTCCAGACCAACTTCTAAGCTGGCAACTAAAATTACCCAATCTACATTAAGGAAGCGGCGCCAGCTACGCAAGTGCTCCACCCTGCCCGCTTCTGTATAGTTCATGTCCCACATTTTTTTGCTCTGGCATTGGCTGACGACAGGGCTCACCAAAAAAGCGCCAGGCTCTCCGGTGACTCACTAAGGCCCACCCCACTTCGAGTTCTCTTCATCGTGCTCTACAATTCGCCTATATTAATATACGTAAAGTTTTAACGGCTTAATACCGACCCTATCGCCATAACTTAGTTTACCATGCCGCGCATACCGATCAGGCAGTATCTAGAGGAGGACCCAACCCGCGTCCTGGTCATGGACGGAGGCCAGGGTACAGAATTGGAGAACAGAGGAATAGTGGTCGCAAGTCCTGTGTGGTCAGCCGCCCCGTTCCTCGACGCCGCGGCCTGGCAGCAGCCTGACTCCCGCGAGCGCGCGATCGTTGCCTCGGTCTTGCGCGACTTCGTCGCCGCAGGTGCCGAGGTCATCATGACCATCACTTACCAGGCGTCCTTCACCTCCGTCACCACTAACACTGGTATCACCACCCTGCAGGATTACAACGCCCTCCTCGACCGAATCGTCGGCTTCTGCCGCGAGACCGTTGGCGACGACAAGTACCTCGTCGGCTCCATCGGCGCATGGGGCGCCCACGTCTGTGCAGAGTTCACCGGCGACTACGGCCCCCGCCCAGACCACATCGACTACCTCGCCTACTTCAAGCCCCAGCTCGACAACTTCAACGCTCAGCCCGCCCTCGACCTCATCGGCTTCGAGACAATTCCCAACGCCCACGAGCTGCGCGCCATCCTCTCCTGGGACGAGTCCGTCATCGCCAAGCCCTTCTACGTCGCCCTCTCCGTCCACGACGCCGGCACGCTGCGCGACGGCACCCCCATGGCCGACGTCGCAGCCATAGTCGCAGCCGCAGCCCCGCTCAACCCAAACTTTCTCGGCTTGGGCATCAACTGTTCCAGTCTCAGCCGCACGCCGGCCATTCTGGCTGAACTGCACGCGCTCCTGCCCGCGCTGCCCATGACCATCTATCCGAACAGCGGCGAAATCTACGACCCCGTCAAGAAGGTCTGGAACGCCAGCCCGCACGTGGTCGACTGGGGCGCCGTCGTTGCCTCTTACATACGTAGCGGTGCGCGAATAATAGGTGGCTGCTGCCGCACCATCCCAAATGACATCCGCCAAATCGCAGACGCGGTCAGGACCCACGCCAGAGCTTCTTCTACTGACGTTCCCGGCCACGCTTCCCCGTAAGCTTTTTTGTCGTCCCGGATCGCCCACTTTTCGACCTCCAGCGGTGCACGGGACAGCAATCCGCTCACGTGAGACCGCAAGCATAGCTAGCGCCTCTATCGGGGTGTTGCTGGTCCTTAGATCATCGTTAATCGGCCGTAGGTAGTGAAGGTAGCTCAACAATCATTGTAGACGATTATATAACAGCACAGCTATCAGCGCATATAAGCCAGCACCAAAAAAGTTGTACACATTACGAGGACGTTTCCCGGAGCCTCGCCTAGCAAGTTGACAGCTATCAAAGACGTCTCATAGCTACTTCCAGGAGCGGTAGAGCGCGTAGTAGGACTGGCAGTCGGAGCTATAGGTGAGGACAATCTTACAATGCCGATCTTTAAACGAAGTGATAAGAACTTGGAGCTGCCCATGTATGTACAGAAGCGCGGCGAGTCCGCGAAGGACTGTGCAGAATACTAACACGAATGCAGCTCGCAGCATAGCCGGTACCAGCCGCGGCTGAAGGGGCGGTTTAGCCTGAAGATGAACTACAAGCTAAAGCACGTGGCCATGTTCGTGTGGGTGATGATATGCGGCACGCTGGTGGTGCGACAGCTAGTGGGGAGCGGGGAGCGGGAGGTGATCCTGGTGGATAGGGAGGTGCCAATGGAGGAGCGGGAGGTGTTTGTGGATGTGTCGGACGATGAGCGGGCGGCCGAGTGGGAGCCACAGGTGCTGGACGACCCGGAGTACTACGACTACGAGTTTGCTGCGGCCTCTGCGGAGCGGCTAGCAAAGTACGACGAGGGCTTCGAGCACTACTTTGTGACGCGCGATGGCCAGATTTCGCGCGATGACCCGGAGTTTGAAGAACAAATGGAGGAGCTGGTTTCGGCCACGGTCGAGCAGTACGACTTGCGCAACTACGAGGGCACGCCGAACGGCGCGGAAAACCGGGAGCACGTGCTGATCTGTATTCCGCTGCGTAACGCCCACCCTGTGTTGCCAATGATGTTCAAGCACCTGATGAACCTGACGTACCCGCACGAGCTTATAGATGTGGCCTTCCTGGTCAGTGACTGCTCTGAGAACGACAAGACCCTTCAAAGCTTGATGGAATATGCTACCTATCTCCAGAAAGGCACTCTGAACAACGTGCTGGCTCGAGAGGAGGCCGAAATCAAACGGTTGAAAGCGAAGCATGGCAACGGAGGCGGTGACCTATACTTGAAGTACATGGATCAAGAGTATCTGCAGATGGTCAGGGATGCGTTTAGTCCCCCGTACCACGAGAACTATGAGAAGCCCTTCCGGTCGGTGCAGGTGTTCAAGAAGGACTTTGGGCAGAAAATTGGACAAGGATTCAGTGACAGACATCACGTCAAGGTCCAGGGGATCAGGCGTCGTCTGATGGGCAGAGCGCGCAACTGGCTCACTGCAAACGCTTTGAAGCCATATCACTCTTGGGTATACTGGCGCGACGTGGACGTGGAACTATGTCCTGGCTCAGTCATTGAAGACTTGATGTCCATCGGTTATGATGTCATTGTGCCTAACGTTTGGAGACCGCTACCGGAATTTCTGGGGGGTAAGCAGGGCTATGACCTGAACTCGTGGATCGAGTCAACAGATGCTTTGAACCTTGCCAAAAAGCTTGAAGAAGATGACGTGATTGTAGAGGGTTATGCAGAATATGCAACATGGAGGTTCCATCTCATAACTGCCAGAGAAGCTAAGGGGAACCCCAGGGAAGTGATAGATCTTGACGGCGTGGGCGGTGTATCGATCTTGGCGAAAGCAAAGCTATTCCGGCAGGGCGCGCATTTCACTGCGTTTGCATTTGAAAACCACGCCGAAACGGAAGCTTTCGGCAAGATGGCGAAAAAAATGGGCTACAAAGTTGGTGGGTTACCGCATTATACACTGTGGCACATATATGAGCCTAGTGATGATGACATTATGGATATCGCTAGACGGGAAAGGGAAAATAGAAGATCATAAGGGATCATAAGTAGAGGAGTGACCATCCTCACCAATTTATTAATTTGTTCCATTGTTGTCGTCCATCATATTCCTAACAGTTCTTCGCAGTTGTATCTTAGATAGCACACTAATTTGATATTAATTTACAGAAAATACATAGCGCGATGAACTATTGTGCATATATCAAAAGTCGAAAAGTTTTCAATAAAGTAATACATTCAGTGAACCAACCAGATAATAGTTCTACCAGGCTTAAGCGTCGCACCTGGCGTCTGGTATACACTTATGCCATATGATGGTCATGAAAACTGTATACAACCCTCCATTATTAATTGCATATTAAGATCATTGGAACAGGTTTGCTTAACACAGTGGTCATTCCATCACAGAAAAAGAACCCAAATGTCAAATCACAGGACTAAAATGTAAATAAGTGACAAAAGTTGTTCAAGAAGAGGATGTGGCCGCGGGGTATAGGCAATGTTTTTTGACGTGGATGACACATGCAAGCTCGTCGCCGCAGCTGACGACGTTGTATCCGAGCTAGTAGACACCATTTGTAATGATGAGTTATTCTTTTCATAATAGTTCTGAGGCTCGTTGTGGACTAAAGTAGCTTTCGTGTTCCTATTTGCAAATCCCACTTGTCTCCCTTCAATGTCGAAAACGGTGTATAAATCCTGTAAGAATACCTCACCAAGTATCCATGAAGAACTTATATCACCTCCTTGGATATTCGAAACGCAGTAACCATTATATGGGCTGTCCTTAGGATATGGTTCACCAACGAAAT contains:
- the SAM4 gene encoding S-adenosylmethionine-homocysteine S-methyltransferase SAM4 (Non-syntenic homolog of Saccharomyces cerevisiae YPL273W (SAM4) and YLL062C (MHT1)) — translated: MPRIPIRQYLEEDPTRVLVMDGGQGTELENRGIVVASPVWSAAPFLDAAAWQQPDSRERAIVASVLRDFVAAGAEVIMTITYQASFTSVTTNTGITTLQDYNALLDRIVGFCRETVGDDKYLVGSIGAWGAHVCAEFTGDYGPRPDHIDYLAYFKPQLDNFNAQPALDLIGFETIPNAHELRAILSWDESVIAKPFYVALSVHDAGTLRDGTPMADVAAIVAAAAPLNPNFLGLGINCSSLSRTPAILAELHALLPALPMTIYPNSGEIYDPVKKVWNASPHVVDWGAVVASYIRSGARIIGGCCRTIPNDIRQIADAVRTHARASSTDVPGHASP
- the VAN1 gene encoding Van1p (Syntenic homolog of Saccharomyces cerevisiae YML115C (VAN1); 1-intron) translates to MPIFKRSDKNLELPISQHSRYQPRLKGRFSLKMNYKLKHVAMFVWVMICGTLVVRQLVGSGEREVILVDREVPMEEREVFVDVSDDERAAEWEPQVLDDPEYYDYEFAAASAERLAKYDEGFEHYFVTRDGQISRDDPEFEEQMEELVSATVEQYDLRNYEGTPNGAENREHVLICIPLRNAHPVLPMMFKHLMNLTYPHELIDVAFLVSDCSENDKTLQSLMEYATYLQKGTLNNVLAREEAEIKRLKAKHGNGGGDLYLKYMDQEYLQMVRDAFSPPYHENYEKPFRSVQVFKKDFGQKIGQGFSDRHHVKVQGIRRRLMGRARNWLTANALKPYHSWVYWRDVDVELCPGSVIEDLMSIGYDVIVPNVWRPLPEFLGGKQGYDLNSWIESTDALNLAKKLEEDDVIVEGYAEYATWRFHLITAREAKGNPREVIDLDGVGGVSILAKAKLFRQGAHFTAFAFENHAETEAFGKMAKKMGYKVGGLPHYTLWHIYEPSDDDIMDIARRERENRRS